The Desulfomicrobium escambiense DSM 10707 genome has a window encoding:
- a CDS encoding ComEA family DNA-binding protein, with the protein MKKLFHVMVCVLLFGLLLGAPCFAADLINVNTATVEELTSLPGIGPATAAKIVEYREAHPFATVEEVLEVKGIGPAKYEAIKDRISVGEPPAKKE; encoded by the coding sequence ATGAAGAAACTGTTTCATGTCATGGTCTGTGTGCTGCTCTTCGGTCTTCTGCTCGGCGCGCCGTGCTTTGCCGCCGACCTCATCAACGTCAACACCGCTACCGTGGAGGAACTGACATCCCTCCCCGGCATCGGTCCCGCCACGGCGGCCAAGATCGTGGAATACCGCGAGGCGCACCCCTTCGCCACGGTCGAAGAGGTCCTCGAGGTCAAAGGCATCGGCCCCGCCAAGTACGAGGCCATCAAGGACCGCATCAGCGTCGGGGAGCCACCGGCCAAGAAAGAATAA
- a CDS encoding RNA-binding domain-containing protein, which produces MNEAELTAIIARGEDSRHQFKRDFSNIDSLAAELIAFANTRGGSLLIGVDDSGNVGGLDVADVSRLNQLLSNASSQNVRPPINPTSSNVMTENGLVVVIDVAEGLNKPYVDAQGRIWVKSGADKRHVTAREEMQRLFQSSGLVYADEVPVQSATFNDLDQDALGKYFGRRYQRSVESTGLALPQLLANLNLARDGVPNLAALMLFGKSPHVYKPSFIVKSVAFPGTVLHGNRYLDSEDIDGDLFEQYRRAMAFLKRNLRHVQGGQGFNSPGLLEIPEDVFEELLVNALVHRDYFLSAPIRLLIFSDRVEIISPGHLPNHLDTEKIRYGISNLRNPVLASHAFHMLPYRGLGSGIPRAFANWSEIELIDDRTGNQFKAVVRRRVKDNAQPESQPESQPESLEKAVLRILAEGPAGKAEISARLGQKRVSGQLNKVVRALLDAGMIEHTIPEKPTSRMQKYRIRLIG; this is translated from the coding sequence ATGAACGAAGCTGAACTCACTGCCATCATTGCCAGAGGCGAGGATAGTCGCCACCAATTCAAGCGAGATTTCAGCAATATCGACTCGCTGGCAGCGGAATTGATCGCTTTTGCGAATACAAGAGGTGGATCGCTGCTGATTGGCGTCGACGATAGCGGGAATGTCGGCGGCTTGGACGTGGCGGATGTGTCCCGGCTCAATCAGTTGTTGTCGAATGCTTCTTCGCAGAATGTTCGTCCGCCCATTAATCCGACAAGCAGCAATGTCATGACAGAAAATGGCCTTGTTGTGGTGATTGATGTGGCTGAGGGATTAAACAAGCCCTACGTGGACGCCCAGGGCCGGATTTGGGTCAAGAGCGGAGCGGACAAGCGCCACGTGACCGCACGAGAAGAGATGCAGCGACTGTTTCAATCCTCCGGTCTCGTGTATGCGGACGAGGTTCCGGTTCAATCGGCCACGTTCAACGATCTCGATCAGGACGCCTTGGGCAAATACTTTGGCAGGCGCTATCAGCGATCTGTCGAGAGTACCGGCCTGGCTCTGCCGCAATTGCTCGCAAACCTTAATTTGGCGCGTGACGGCGTTCCCAATCTGGCGGCTCTGATGTTGTTCGGCAAGTCGCCGCACGTGTATAAGCCATCCTTCATTGTCAAATCCGTCGCTTTTCCAGGCACGGTGTTACATGGCAATCGCTACTTGGACAGCGAGGACATAGATGGTGATCTGTTCGAGCAGTATCGACGCGCCATGGCCTTTCTCAAACGCAACCTGCGGCATGTACAGGGTGGTCAAGGGTTCAACAGCCCTGGATTGTTGGAGATACCTGAGGACGTTTTTGAAGAGTTGCTCGTTAACGCCCTGGTGCATCGTGATTATTTTTTGAGCGCCCCTATTCGGCTGCTGATTTTTTCCGATCGGGTCGAGATCATCAGCCCCGGACATCTGCCTAACCATCTGGATACCGAAAAGATCCGCTACGGCATTTCAAATCTTCGAAATCCTGTGCTGGCCTCCCACGCGTTCCACATGTTGCCCTATCGTGGACTTGGGAGCGGCATTCCGCGAGCCTTTGCGAATTGGTCCGAAATCGAGCTGATCGATGATCGTACAGGCAATCAATTCAAAGCGGTCGTCCGTCGACGGGTTAAAGACAATGCACAGCCAGAGTCGCAGCCAGAGTCGCAGCCAGAGTCGTTGGAAAAAGCTGTGCTGCGTATTCTGGCGGAAGGGCCAGCAGGAAAGGCCGAGATTTCAGCTCGGCTTGGGCAGAAACGAGTCTCGGGGCAGCTCAACAAGGTCGTGCGCGCTTTGCTTGATGCCGGAATGATAGAACACACCATTCCGGAGAAGCCCACAAGTCGCATGCAAAAATATCGTATTAGATTAATAGGGTAG
- a CDS encoding winged helix-turn-helix domain-containing protein, translated as MLSQLFTSKTRIQLLLKLFLNPDVSCYLRELATEFAVSPNAVKEELDSLTEAGYLEKRKQGRSLFFRANTSHPIFPELHSIVKKSLGIDRVIEQVRADLGDVNAVYILDDYALGKDSGLIDLLIVGEVKADRLREYVRITEEKIRRKLRVMVVGVEEFAGSKRTFLQRPHWKVV; from the coding sequence ATGCTCTCGCAACTTTTCACCTCCAAGACACGCATCCAGCTTCTCCTGAAGCTCTTCCTCAACCCCGACGTCTCCTGCTATCTGCGGGAACTGGCCACGGAATTCGCCGTGTCCCCCAACGCCGTCAAGGAAGAGCTCGATAGCCTGACCGAGGCCGGCTATCTCGAAAAGAGGAAGCAGGGCCGCTCCCTTTTCTTTCGGGCCAACACCAGTCACCCCATTTTTCCGGAACTGCATTCCATCGTCAAAAAGAGCCTGGGCATCGACCGGGTCATCGAGCAAGTCCGGGCGGACCTGGGCGACGTGAATGCGGTATACATCCTGGATGATTACGCCCTTGGCAAGGACTCGGGACTCATCGACCTGCTCATCGTCGGCGAGGTCAAGGCCGACCGGCTGCGGGAGTACGTCCGCATCACGGAAGAGAAGATCAGGCGCAAACTGCGGGTGATGGTTGTCGGGGTGGAAGAGTTTGCGGGTTCGAAGCGGACTTTTTTGCAACGACCGCATTGGAAAGTGGTTTAG
- the gmd gene encoding GDP-mannose 4,6-dehydratase, translating to MQRVDEMMPGKGKKALITGITGQDGAYLAEFLLAKGYEVHGIKRRASLFNTDRIDHLYQDPHEKSRRFFLHYGDLTDASNLIRIIQQVQPDEIYNLAAQSHVQVSFETPEYTANVDALGALRMLEAIRILGLEKKTRFYQASTSELYGLVQEVPQTEKTPFYPRSPYACAKLYAYWIAVNYREAYGMYACNGILFNHESPIRGETFVTRKITRALARIHLGLQECLFLGNLNALRDWGHAKDYVEMQWLMLQQGAPDDYVIATGEQHSVREFVQAAAGELGMTIEFSGEGVDEKGVNPANGKTVVAVDSRYFRPTEVETLLGDPSKGKERLGWKPRITFRELVGEMVRADLEEAKKEELCMRAGFCVNTPQE from the coding sequence ATGCAACGAGTTGACGAAATGATGCCCGGAAAGGGCAAGAAAGCCCTCATTACCGGCATCACCGGCCAGGACGGAGCCTATCTGGCCGAGTTCCTGCTGGCCAAGGGCTATGAGGTCCACGGCATCAAGCGCCGGGCTTCCCTCTTCAACACGGATCGTATCGATCACCTCTATCAGGATCCGCACGAGAAGAGCCGCCGTTTCTTCCTGCACTACGGGGACCTGACGGACGCGTCCAACCTCATTCGCATCATCCAACAGGTCCAGCCCGACGAAATCTACAATCTGGCGGCCCAGTCCCACGTGCAGGTATCCTTCGAGACGCCGGAGTACACGGCCAATGTAGACGCGTTGGGAGCCCTGCGCATGCTGGAGGCCATCCGTATTCTGGGGTTGGAGAAGAAGACGCGCTTCTATCAGGCCTCGACGTCCGAGCTCTACGGACTGGTGCAGGAAGTCCCTCAGACCGAGAAGACGCCTTTCTACCCGCGTTCGCCCTACGCCTGCGCCAAGCTCTACGCCTACTGGATAGCGGTCAACTACCGCGAGGCCTACGGCATGTACGCCTGCAACGGCATCCTCTTCAACCACGAGTCCCCCATTCGCGGCGAGACTTTCGTCACCCGCAAGATCACCCGCGCCCTGGCCCGCATCCACCTCGGCCTGCAGGAATGCCTGTTCCTGGGCAATCTGAACGCCCTGCGCGACTGGGGCCACGCAAAAGACTACGTAGAGATGCAGTGGCTCATGCTCCAGCAGGGCGCCCCGGACGACTACGTCATCGCCACGGGCGAGCAGCACTCGGTGCGCGAATTCGTGCAGGCCGCGGCGGGTGAACTGGGCATGACCATCGAATTTTCCGGCGAAGGGGTGGATGAGAAGGGCGTCAATCCGGCCAACGGCAAGACCGTCGTGGCCGTGGACTCGCGCTATTTCCGTCCCACCGAGGTGGAGACTCTGCTGGGCGATCCATCCAAGGGCAAGGAGAGGCTTGGGTGGAAACCGAGGATCACGTTTCGGGAGCTGGTCGGGGAAATGGTTCGCGCGGACCTGGAAGAAGCGAAGAAGGAAGAGCTGTGTATGCGTGCGGGGTTTTGCGTCAATACGCCGCAGGAATGA